A region from the Pseudomonas promysalinigenes genome encodes:
- the cobF gene encoding precorrin-6A synthase (deacetylating), which translates to MKELLLIGIGPGDPRQVTLEAVEALGRATVFFVHDKGPAKQALVTLRKALLDRYRPKGGYRLMQLADPSRDGQAVDYQRAVHDWHRQRAALYARLINQEMGEEDIGAFLLWGEPSLYDSTLRILNLVRECGVALRLQVIPGISSVQALAAKHQVSLNRVGEPLMILPGRRLAELTRVDNVVVMLDGQCEFANIEDPALMIYWGAYLGTEDEVMIAGPLHVVKSQILEVRERERLRKGWIMDTYLLRREL; encoded by the coding sequence ATGAAAGAATTGCTGCTTATCGGTATTGGTCCGGGCGATCCTCGGCAGGTCACCCTGGAAGCTGTCGAGGCTCTGGGCAGGGCAACGGTGTTCTTCGTTCACGACAAGGGGCCTGCCAAACAAGCGCTGGTTACCCTTCGCAAGGCATTGCTCGATCGCTATCGGCCCAAGGGTGGCTATCGTCTGATGCAACTTGCTGACCCATCACGTGATGGGCAAGCTGTGGATTACCAGCGCGCAGTGCACGATTGGCACCGCCAGCGTGCCGCACTGTACGCACGGCTGATCAACCAAGAAATGGGTGAAGAGGATATCGGCGCCTTTTTGCTGTGGGGTGAGCCCAGCCTTTATGACAGCACTCTGCGCATTCTGAACTTGGTTCGCGAATGCGGCGTGGCGTTGCGCTTACAGGTGATCCCTGGCATCAGTAGTGTCCAAGCGCTGGCCGCCAAGCATCAAGTTTCACTCAACCGTGTCGGCGAACCGCTGATGATTCTGCCAGGGCGCCGGCTCGCCGAACTGACGCGGGTGGACAACGTGGTTGTTATGCTCGATGGGCAGTGCGAGTTCGCAAATATTGAGGATCCAGCGCTGATGATCTACTGGGGCGCGTACCTTGGCACTGAAGACGAAGTGATGATTGCCGGGCCCCTGCACGTGGTGAAGTCGCAGATACTTGAAGTGCGCGAACGGGAGCGGTTGCGCAAAGGCTGGATCATGGATACCTATCTATTGCGCCGGGAACTCTAG
- a CDS encoding response regulator, which translates to MHLLVVEDDDIVRMLMVEVLDDLGYSTLEADNATAALKIIADANQPLALLVTDVGLPDMSGEVLAGEARKLRPLLPVLFASGYAESFDIPEGMHMIGKPFSIDLLRDKVVSILGPR; encoded by the coding sequence ATGCACCTTCTGGTAGTCGAAGACGACGACATCGTACGTATGCTGATGGTCGAAGTGCTCGACGATTTGGGCTACAGCACCCTTGAAGCCGATAATGCCACGGCGGCGCTGAAAATCATCGCCGATGCCAACCAGCCTTTGGCTCTGCTGGTGACCGATGTCGGCTTGCCGGACATGAGCGGTGAAGTACTAGCGGGCGAGGCACGCAAGTTGCGTCCACTACTGCCGGTGCTGTTCGCCAGCGGATATGCCGAGAGCTTCGATATTCCCGAAGGCATGCATATGATCGGCAAGCCGTTCAGCATCGATCTGCTGCGTGACAAGGTGGTGAGCATCTTGGGGCCACGCTGA
- a CDS encoding response regulator, with protein MIQAASMDQQSFRKLLSRNVGLPLGVGLLGAVAFVAVISYLLSAMQWVEHTDRVIGNANETVKLSIDMETGMRGFLITGDERFLDPYEVAKPRILGSLRSLRDMVKDNPQQVDRIDRLIALQDAWNAFGGEMISQRRNGGDYRASVGNGRGKRITDEIRKQFDDLIGTEQQLRMTRTEKVGTVTVTAISIFVLLIVGLSALLAYLGRRDLLALSDSYTKNLQAQQRSAERLEHQAWLRNGQTQLAEQVLGQLTLPMLGENILRFFATYLGSVVGAVYVRDEHGRLVRVASYGLAAEEQARQQVLGDHDGLLAQAVREARLLRLDDLPQDYYRLSTGLGDGLPRGALLMPARHDGQINGVVELGFLRPLQARDDEFMERVTENLGISIESARYRQRLQEVLAETQQLNEELQVQQEELKTANEELEEQSRVLKESQAHLETQQAELEQTNEQLSERTEALDRKNDELRQAQDELQARADDLQRSSRYKSEFLANMSHELRTPLNSSLILAKLLAENGEGNLSAEQVKFADSIYSAGNDLLNLINDILDIAKVEAGKLEVRPETTQLERLVEGLRGMFLPVAEQKGLSFEITVGPQVPATLFTDRQRVEQILKNLLSNALKFTEQGQVSLGITYQADAGIIFAVRDSGIGIAVDQQEAIFGAFHQVDGTSNRRYGGTGLGLSISRDLAHLLGGTISVQSSPGQGSVFSLTLPARYEAQDEEVEALSLRPAVDCLPPAPKVGAPALIHRPLVDFTDDRDRAPFSNRCILVIEDEPNFARILFDLAHELGYSCLVAQAADEGFELAAQFVPDAVLLDMRLPDHSGLTVLQRLKEQPSTRHIPVHIISVEDRVEAAMHMGAVGYAVKPTSREELKEVFARLEAKLTQKLKHILLVEDDDLQRESIARLIGDDDVEITAVGMAQEALALLRENIYDCMIIDLKLPDMLGNELLKRMTAEDIRSFPPVIVYTGRNLTREEEADLLKYSRSIIIKGARSPERLLDEVTLFLHKVESQLSHERQRMLKTARSRDKVFEGRKVLLVDDDVRNIFALTSALEHKGAIVEIGRNGREAIERLEQHEDIDLVLMDVMMPEMDGFEATRLIRQQARWRKLPIIAVTAKAMKDDQHRCLQAGANDYLAKPIDLDRLFSLIRVWLPQLERI; from the coding sequence ATGATTCAAGCAGCCTCGATGGACCAGCAAAGCTTTCGCAAGCTGCTGAGCCGTAATGTTGGTCTTCCGCTTGGGGTCGGCCTGCTGGGCGCCGTGGCCTTCGTCGCGGTGATCAGCTACCTACTGTCGGCCATGCAATGGGTCGAGCACACCGATCGAGTGATCGGCAATGCCAACGAAACGGTCAAGCTCTCGATCGACATGGAAACCGGCATGCGCGGTTTTCTGATCACTGGCGATGAGCGTTTCCTGGACCCTTACGAGGTTGCCAAGCCGCGCATTCTCGGCAGCCTGCGCAGCCTGCGGGACATGGTAAAGGACAACCCTCAGCAGGTTGACCGGATCGACCGGTTGATCGCATTGCAAGATGCCTGGAACGCTTTCGGTGGCGAAATGATCAGCCAGCGTCGCAATGGCGGTGACTACCGCGCATCGGTAGGCAACGGCCGCGGCAAGCGCATCACGGATGAAATCCGCAAGCAGTTCGACGACCTGATCGGTACCGAGCAACAGCTGCGTATGACCCGCACCGAGAAAGTTGGCACTGTCACTGTCACGGCTATCTCCATCTTCGTGCTGCTGATTGTCGGGCTGAGCGCCTTGCTCGCATACCTGGGCCGTCGCGATCTGCTCGCCCTGTCGGACAGCTACACCAAGAACCTGCAGGCGCAGCAGCGTTCGGCCGAACGTCTGGAACACCAGGCCTGGCTACGCAATGGCCAGACGCAACTGGCTGAGCAGGTACTAGGCCAACTGACGCTACCGATGCTGGGTGAGAATATCCTGCGATTCTTCGCGACCTACCTCGGCAGTGTGGTCGGTGCGGTATACGTGCGCGATGAACACGGCCGACTGGTCCGCGTAGCCAGCTATGGTTTGGCGGCCGAGGAGCAGGCCCGCCAGCAGGTCCTCGGAGACCATGACGGCTTATTGGCACAGGCTGTGCGCGAGGCGCGCCTGCTGCGCCTGGACGACTTGCCGCAGGATTACTATCGGCTCAGCACGGGCTTAGGCGATGGGTTGCCGCGTGGCGCCCTGCTGATGCCGGCCCGTCATGATGGGCAGATCAACGGTGTAGTCGAGCTTGGTTTCCTGCGCCCGCTGCAAGCGCGTGACGACGAGTTCATGGAGCGCGTCACTGAGAACCTCGGGATCTCGATCGAAAGCGCTCGCTATCGCCAGCGCCTGCAGGAAGTGCTTGCCGAGACCCAGCAGCTCAACGAGGAGCTGCAGGTGCAGCAGGAAGAACTCAAGACCGCCAACGAGGAGCTCGAAGAGCAGTCGCGGGTACTCAAGGAGTCGCAGGCCCACCTGGAAACTCAGCAGGCCGAGCTTGAGCAGACCAACGAGCAGTTGTCCGAACGCACCGAGGCTCTGGACCGCAAGAACGATGAACTGCGTCAGGCTCAGGACGAGCTGCAGGCCCGTGCCGACGACCTGCAGCGCTCGAGCAGGTACAAGTCCGAATTCCTCGCCAACATGTCTCATGAGTTGCGCACGCCGCTCAACAGCTCGCTGATTCTGGCCAAGCTGCTGGCCGAGAACGGTGAGGGCAACCTCAGCGCTGAACAGGTCAAGTTTGCCGACTCCATCTATTCGGCCGGCAACGACCTGCTGAACCTGATCAATGACATCCTCGATATCGCCAAGGTCGAGGCCGGCAAGCTGGAAGTTCGCCCGGAAACCACCCAGCTCGAACGCTTGGTCGAAGGGTTGCGCGGCATGTTCCTGCCGGTGGCCGAGCAGAAGGGCCTGAGCTTTGAGATAACGGTCGGGCCGCAGGTGCCTGCCACGCTGTTCACCGACCGCCAGCGCGTGGAGCAGATCCTCAAGAACCTGCTGTCCAACGCCCTCAAGTTCACCGAGCAGGGCCAGGTTAGCCTCGGCATCACCTATCAGGCCGACGCCGGCATCATATTTGCGGTGCGCGACTCGGGCATTGGCATCGCCGTCGACCAGCAGGAAGCGATCTTCGGTGCGTTTCACCAGGTCGACGGCACCAGCAACAGACGTTATGGCGGCACTGGTTTGGGCCTTTCGATCTCGCGAGACCTGGCGCACTTGCTGGGTGGGACGATCAGCGTCCAGAGCAGTCCAGGCCAAGGCAGCGTGTTCAGCCTGACGCTGCCGGCGCGCTATGAGGCACAGGACGAGGAGGTCGAAGCTCTGAGCTTGCGCCCTGCCGTCGATTGCCTACCGCCTGCGCCGAAAGTGGGCGCGCCAGCGTTGATTCACCGCCCGTTGGTCGATTTTACCGACGACCGCGACCGAGCGCCTTTCAGCAACCGTTGCATCTTGGTTATCGAGGATGAGCCGAATTTTGCGCGCATCCTCTTCGACCTGGCCCACGAGCTGGGTTACAGCTGCCTGGTAGCGCAGGCCGCTGACGAAGGCTTCGAATTGGCCGCACAGTTCGTCCCCGATGCGGTTCTGCTGGACATGCGCCTGCCGGACCACTCCGGGCTGACTGTGCTGCAGCGCCTCAAGGAGCAGCCCAGCACGCGGCACATTCCGGTTCATATCATTTCGGTAGAAGACCGTGTCGAAGCCGCCATGCACATGGGGGCAGTGGGTTACGCGGTCAAGCCAACCAGCCGCGAGGAGCTCAAGGAGGTCTTCGCCCGCCTGGAGGCCAAACTGACCCAGAAGCTCAAGCACATTCTGCTGGTCGAAGACGACGACCTGCAGCGCGAAAGCATTGCTCGTCTGATCGGTGACGACGACGTCGAAATCACCGCCGTGGGCATGGCCCAGGAGGCGCTGGCACTGCTGCGCGAGAACATCTACGACTGCATGATCATCGACCTCAAGCTGCCCGACATGCTTGGCAATGAGTTGCTCAAGCGCATGACGGCCGAGGACATCCGTTCGTTCCCGCCAGTGATCGTCTACACCGGGCGTAATCTCACCCGCGAAGAAGAGGCCGACCTACTCAAGTACTCGCGCTCGATCATCATCAAAGGCGCGCGTTCGCCGGAGCGCCTGCTCGATGAAGTGACCCTGTTCCTGCACAAAGTCGAGTCGCAGCTGTCCCATGAACGTCAGCGCATGCTCAAGACCGCGCGCAGCCGTGACAAGGTGTTCGAAGGCCGCAAGGTGTTGCTGGTGGACGACGATGTGCGCAACATCTTCGCCCTCACCAGCGCTTTGGAGCACAAGGGCGCTATCGTCGAAATCGGACGCAACGGGCGTGAGGCCATCGAGCGTCTGGAGCAGCACGAGGACATCGACCTGGTGCTGATGGACGTGATGATGCCGGAGATGGACGGCTTTGAGGCCACCCGGCTGATCCGCCAGCAAGCGCGCTGGCGCAAACTGCCGATCATCGCGGTCACGGCCAAGGCGATGAAAGACGACCAGCATCGTTGCCTGCAGGCCGGTGCCAACGATTATTTGGCCAAACCGATTGACCTGGACCGCCTGTTCTCGTTGATCCGCGTATGGTTGCCGCAACTGGAGCGAATTTGA
- a CDS encoding CheR family methyltransferase, whose product MTSERNTDIEIRLLIEAIYLKYSYDFRNYSGASIKRRILHALRQFDCLTVSALQERVLHDSGVFMQLLQYLTIPVSEMFRDPSHFLALRQEVVPLLRTWPSIKVWIAGCSTGEEVYSMAILLREEGLLERTIIYATDINPHSLDRAKQGIYSMQSMREYEENYRLAGGRRDFAEYYTAAYGNAIMDGSLRENVTFADHSLATDSVFSETQLVSCRNVLIYFNKTLQDRAFGLFHESLCHRGFLVLGSKESVDFSAYSECFEPLVKPERIYRKS is encoded by the coding sequence TTGACTAGCGAACGCAACACCGACATCGAGATCAGGCTGCTGATCGAGGCGATCTACCTCAAGTACAGCTACGATTTTCGCAACTACTCTGGCGCCTCCATCAAGCGTCGGATTCTTCATGCATTGCGCCAGTTCGACTGCCTCACGGTATCGGCGCTGCAGGAGCGGGTACTGCACGACTCCGGTGTTTTCATGCAGTTGCTGCAATATCTCACCATCCCGGTCAGCGAAATGTTCCGCGACCCGAGCCACTTCCTGGCACTGCGCCAGGAAGTAGTACCGCTGCTGCGCACCTGGCCGTCGATCAAAGTGTGGATCGCCGGCTGCAGTACAGGCGAAGAGGTCTATTCGATGGCCATCCTGCTGCGCGAAGAGGGCCTGCTGGAGCGCACCATCATTTACGCAACCGACATCAACCCGCATTCTTTGGACCGCGCCAAGCAAGGCATCTACTCGATGCAGAGCATGCGCGAGTACGAAGAAAACTACCGCCTGGCGGGAGGGCGCCGTGATTTTGCCGAGTACTACACGGCCGCTTACGGCAACGCCATCATGGACGGCAGCCTGCGCGAGAATGTGACCTTCGCGGACCATAGCCTGGCCACCGACAGTGTGTTTTCCGAAACCCAGTTGGTGTCGTGTCGCAACGTGCTGATCTACTTCAACAAGACTTTGCAGGACCGCGCCTTCGGGCTGTTTCACGAATCCTTGTGCCACCGCGGTTTTTTGGTATTGGGAAGCAAGGAGTCGGTAGACTTTTCGGCTTATAGCGAGTGTTTCGAGCCGTTGGTCAAGCCAGAACGGATCTACCGCAAATCATGA
- a CDS encoding chemotaxis protein CheB translates to MKGVEAVVIGASAGGVAALFTVLGGLPADFDIPVLCVLHLPDDRHSQLAEVLQRRLLRPVLQACDKQAIAPGLIYVAGPGYHLSVEADLTLSLSQEDPVHFSRPAIDFLFTSAADVFGRGLLGVLLTGANQDGAQGLAYIKNSGGRTIVQDPRDAQVALMPEAALALHTPDLILSLSGIAQLLATLETSAC, encoded by the coding sequence ATGAAGGGCGTAGAAGCGGTGGTGATCGGTGCCTCGGCAGGTGGCGTTGCTGCCCTGTTTACGGTGCTCGGTGGCTTGCCCGCCGATTTCGACATACCGGTGTTGTGCGTGCTGCACCTGCCAGACGACCGTCACAGCCAGCTGGCCGAGGTGCTGCAGCGGCGCTTGCTGCGGCCGGTGCTCCAGGCGTGCGACAAGCAAGCAATTGCTCCGGGGCTGATCTATGTGGCCGGGCCGGGCTATCATTTGTCGGTGGAAGCCGACCTTACCCTGTCGCTGAGCCAGGAAGATCCAGTGCATTTTTCCCGTCCGGCGATCGACTTCCTTTTCACCTCGGCCGCTGACGTGTTTGGCCGTGGCTTGCTCGGTGTGTTGCTGACCGGGGCAAACCAGGACGGCGCTCAAGGGCTCGCGTACATCAAGAACAGCGGCGGCCGGACCATTGTCCAGGACCCTCGTGACGCACAGGTTGCGTTGATGCCGGAGGCCGCATTGGCCCTGCATACGCCCGACCTCATTCTTTCTCTGAGCGGTATCGCACAGTTGCTCGCTACCCTGGAAACCAGCGCATGCTAA
- a CDS encoding hybrid sensor histidine kinase/response regulator: MLSHTTAKLLIVDDLPENLLALAALIHGDDREVHEAQSADAALTLLLEHEFALAILDVQMPGMNGFELAELMRGTEKTRNIPIVFVSAAGREMNYAFKGYESGAVDFLHKPLDTQAVKSKVSVFVDLYRQRKVLDRQLQAIERSRQEQALLLDQLQVARGELEHAVRMRDDFMSIVAHEVRTPLNGLILETQLRKMHLARGNHAAFSPEKLKAMVERDERQINSLIRLIEDMLDVSRIRTGKLSLRPKAFDLGQLVRALVENFEAQATALGTHIELQACEALQGEWDEFRIEQVLANLLSNALRYGNRKPVRVRVFEQAGLAWVQVQDQGIGISAVNQQRIFQQFERVASQQSSAGLGLGLYISEQIVHAHGGRIQVQSEEGKGATFTLQLPLAGEIEQNDQLRATSA, translated from the coding sequence ATGCTAAGCCACACCACTGCCAAACTGCTGATCGTCGACGACCTGCCGGAGAATCTGCTGGCACTCGCCGCCCTCATCCATGGCGATGACCGCGAAGTGCATGAGGCGCAATCGGCGGACGCAGCGTTGACGCTGTTGCTCGAGCACGAATTCGCCCTGGCCATTCTCGATGTGCAGATGCCTGGCATGAACGGCTTCGAACTGGCCGAACTGATGCGCGGCACGGAAAAGACCCGCAACATCCCTATCGTGTTCGTTTCTGCGGCGGGGCGTGAAATGAACTACGCCTTCAAAGGTTACGAAAGCGGCGCCGTGGACTTCCTGCACAAGCCCCTGGACACCCAGGCAGTTAAAAGCAAGGTGTCGGTGTTCGTCGATTTGTATCGCCAGCGCAAGGTTCTCGATCGTCAGTTGCAGGCGATCGAGCGCAGCCGCCAGGAGCAGGCACTGCTGCTGGACCAGTTGCAAGTGGCGCGGGGCGAGCTTGAGCATGCAGTGCGCATGCGTGACGACTTCATGTCCATCGTCGCCCATGAAGTGCGTACCCCGCTCAACGGCCTGATACTGGAAACCCAGCTGCGCAAGATGCACCTGGCGCGTGGCAATCACGCCGCCTTCAGCCCCGAGAAACTGAAGGCCATGGTCGAGCGTGACGAGCGCCAGATCAACAGCCTGATTCGCCTGATCGAGGACATGCTCGACGTTTCGCGAATTCGCACCGGCAAGCTGTCGCTGCGCCCCAAGGCGTTCGATCTCGGTCAATTGGTACGCGCCCTGGTGGAAAACTTCGAGGCGCAGGCGACGGCGCTGGGTACGCACATCGAATTGCAGGCCTGTGAGGCCCTGCAGGGTGAGTGGGATGAGTTTCGCATTGAGCAAGTGCTGGCCAATCTGTTGTCCAACGCGCTGCGTTATGGCAACCGTAAGCCAGTGCGGGTGAGGGTGTTCGAGCAAGCGGGTCTAGCTTGGGTGCAGGTCCAGGACCAAGGCATCGGCATCAGCGCGGTGAACCAGCAGCGGATCTTCCAGCAGTTCGAGCGTGTGGCCAGTCAACAGTCCAGCGCTGGGCTGGGGCTGGGGTTGTACATTTCCGAACAAATCGTCCATGCCCATGGGGGGCGCATTCAGGTGCAAAGTGAGGAGGGCAAAGGTGCCACCTTCACTCTGCAACTACCCCTGGCAGGTGAAATAGAGCAAAACGACCAGCTGCGGGCAACCTCTGCGTGA
- a CDS encoding response regulator: MSEDAQDVVLIVEDEPAIRMMLSDYLAGEGYHVLEAEDGEQAFAILASKPHLDLMVTDFRLPGGISGVEIAEPALKLRPDLKVIFISGYPAEILESGSPIARKAPILAKPFNLDTLRAQIQAELR, translated from the coding sequence ATGAGTGAAGATGCACAAGATGTAGTCCTGATAGTCGAGGACGAACCGGCGATCCGCATGATGCTGAGCGATTACTTGGCAGGTGAGGGGTATCACGTGCTGGAGGCCGAAGATGGTGAACAGGCGTTCGCCATCCTGGCGAGCAAACCGCACCTTGATTTGATGGTGACCGACTTCCGCTTGCCAGGGGGGATCTCCGGGGTTGAGATTGCCGAGCCGGCGTTGAAGCTGCGCCCGGACCTCAAGGTGATATTCATCAGTGGCTACCCGGCCGAAATCCTGGAGTCCGGCAGCCCTATCGCGCGCAAGGCGCCAATTCTGGCCAAGCCGTTCAACCTCGATACTCTGCGAGCCCAGATCCAGGCCGAGTTGCGTTAA
- a CDS encoding TetR/AcrR family transcriptional regulator, translating into MPPVTATRCVDFEERRDRAMALFAEKGFGQVSMRELAAHIGLTAGSLYHHFPSKQDLLYDLIEELYEELQATLEQGRRAMARGESALSCLIAAHWQLHAERPLQFRLAERDICCLSEQQQMQLALLRERYEARLLSMIAPQASLQGDARMAAAHVVANLLNQLPAMLKRLPEQQGLGLMESLLLGGIERTLR; encoded by the coding sequence ATGCCCCCGGTCACTGCCACGCGCTGTGTCGATTTCGAAGAACGTCGCGACCGGGCCATGGCGCTGTTCGCTGAAAAAGGCTTTGGCCAGGTCAGCATGCGCGAGCTGGCAGCGCATATCGGCCTGACCGCAGGCTCGCTGTATCACCACTTCCCCAGCAAGCAGGACCTGCTGTACGACCTGATCGAGGAACTGTACGAAGAACTGCAGGCGACCCTGGAGCAAGGTCGAAGGGCCATGGCCCGTGGTGAGTCTGCATTGAGTTGCCTGATCGCCGCTCATTGGCAGTTGCACGCAGAACGGCCATTGCAGTTTCGCCTGGCCGAGCGCGACATATGCTGCTTGAGCGAGCAGCAGCAGATGCAGCTGGCTTTATTGCGCGAGCGCTACGAGGCAAGGTTGCTGAGCATGATCGCGCCCCAGGCCAGCCTGCAGGGCGACGCGCGCATGGCAGCGGCGCATGTCGTTGCAAACCTGCTCAACCAGTTGCCTGCAATGCTCAAAAGACTGCCGGAACAACAGGGCCTCGGGTTGATGGAAAGCCTGTTGCTGGGCGGCATCGAAAGGACCCTGCGCTAA
- a CDS encoding 3-hydroxybutyryl-CoA dehydrogenase yields the protein MTIEHIAVIGAGTMGNGIAQVCAVAGYEVLLVDVSDAALERGMSTLSKNLGRQVSKATLSAEHAEAAKARIRTSTDYSQLGAAQLVIEAATENLQLKQRILQQVAANVASDCLIATNTSSLSVTQLAASIEHPQRFIGVHFFNPVPMMALVEIIRGLQTTDSTYAQALLVTEKLGKTPITAGNRPGFVVNRILVPMINEAIFVRQEGLASAEDIDTGMRLGCNQPIGPLALADLIGLDTLLAIMEAFHEGFNDSKYRPAPLLKEMVAAGWLGRKSGRGFFTY from the coding sequence ATGACGATTGAACACATTGCCGTCATCGGCGCCGGCACCATGGGCAACGGTATTGCACAAGTGTGTGCGGTAGCTGGCTACGAAGTGCTGCTGGTGGATGTTTCCGACGCCGCGCTGGAGCGCGGCATGAGTACCTTGAGCAAAAACCTGGGGCGTCAGGTGAGCAAGGCCACCCTCAGCGCCGAGCACGCCGAGGCGGCAAAGGCGCGCATCCGCACCAGCACCGACTACTCACAACTGGGTGCCGCGCAACTGGTGATCGAGGCTGCGACCGAAAACCTTCAGCTCAAGCAGCGCATCCTTCAGCAGGTGGCCGCCAATGTGGCGTCCGACTGCCTGATCGCCACCAACACCTCGTCGCTGTCGGTCACCCAGTTGGCCGCCAGCATCGAACACCCCCAACGCTTCATTGGCGTGCACTTTTTCAACCCGGTGCCGATGATGGCCCTGGTCGAGATCATTCGAGGTCTGCAGACCACAGACAGCACCTACGCCCAAGCCCTGTTGGTTACCGAGAAGCTCGGCAAGACCCCGATAACCGCTGGCAACCGCCCAGGTTTTGTAGTCAACCGCATTCTGGTGCCAATGATCAACGAAGCGATCTTCGTCCGACAGGAAGGCCTGGCCAGCGCCGAGGACATCGACACCGGCATGCGCCTGGGCTGCAATCAGCCGATCGGGCCACTGGCCCTGGCCGACCTGATCGGCCTGGATACGCTGCTGGCGATCATGGAGGCTTTTCACGAAGGCTTCAACGACAGCAAATATCGCCCCGCTCCACTGCTCAAGGAAATGGTCGCGGCCGGATGGCTGGGGCGCAAGAGCGGCCGTGGTTTCTTCACTTACTGA
- a CDS encoding acetyl-CoA C-acyltransferase family protein, whose product MSSAEIYVVSAVRTAIGGFGGSLKDLPLAELATAVTRAAIERSGVAAEQIGHVVMANVIPTEPRDAYLSRVAAMNAGIPKETPAFNVNRLCGSGLQAIVSAAQCLLLGDADVALAAGAESMSRGPYMLPQARWGARMGDLQGIDYTVGVLQDPFEHFHMGITAENVAAQQGITRQMQDELALTSQRRAARAQAEGRFDSQIVPLELKTRKGTVQFAVDEHVRAEVTAEQLAGMKTVFKKDGTVTAGNASGINDGAAGLVLATGDAVRRLGLKPLARLVAYAHAGVEPELMGLGPIPATRKVLEKAGLSVGDLDVIESNEAFAAQACAVARELGFDPDKVNPNGSGISLGHPVGATGAIIATKAIHELQRIQGRYALATMCIGGGQGIAVVFERV is encoded by the coding sequence ATGAGTAGCGCAGAAATCTACGTCGTCAGTGCCGTGCGAACCGCCATCGGCGGTTTCGGTGGTAGCCTCAAGGACCTGCCGTTGGCCGAGCTGGCCACCGCCGTAACCCGCGCCGCCATTGAGCGTTCGGGCGTGGCCGCCGAGCAGATCGGCCATGTGGTAATGGCCAATGTCATTCCCACGGAACCTCGCGACGCCTATCTGTCGCGGGTGGCAGCGATGAACGCCGGTATACCCAAGGAAACGCCGGCATTCAATGTCAACCGCCTCTGTGGTTCCGGGTTGCAAGCCATCGTTTCGGCGGCGCAGTGCCTGCTGCTTGGGGATGCCGACGTAGCGCTGGCCGCCGGTGCCGAATCCATGAGCCGTGGCCCATATATGCTGCCGCAAGCGCGCTGGGGGGCACGCATGGGCGACCTGCAAGGCATCGACTACACCGTTGGCGTGCTGCAGGATCCGTTCGAGCATTTCCACATGGGCATCACCGCAGAAAACGTCGCAGCCCAGCAAGGCATCACTCGCCAGATGCAGGACGAGCTGGCCTTGACCAGCCAGCGCCGCGCCGCCCGCGCCCAGGCAGAAGGCCGCTTCGACAGCCAGATCGTGCCGCTGGAGCTGAAAACCCGTAAAGGCACTGTACAATTCGCTGTCGATGAGCACGTACGAGCCGAGGTCACCGCTGAGCAGTTGGCCGGTATGAAGACCGTGTTCAAGAAAGACGGCACTGTCACCGCCGGCAACGCCAGCGGCATCAACGATGGCGCCGCTGGCCTGGTGCTTGCCACTGGCGACGCCGTGCGCCGCCTGGGCCTTAAACCCCTGGCGCGGTTGGTGGCCTATGCCCACGCCGGCGTCGAGCCAGAGCTGATGGGCCTGGGCCCGATCCCAGCGACGCGCAAGGTGCTGGAGAAAGCCGGTTTGAGCGTCGGTGACCTGGACGTTATCGAGTCCAACGAAGCGTTCGCCGCCCAAGCCTGCGCCGTCGCCCGCGAGCTTGGCTTCGATCCGGACAAGGTCAACCCCAACGGCTCAGGTATTTCCCTTGGCCACCCAGTCGGTGCCACTGGCGCGATCATCGCGACCAAGGCCATCCACGAGCTACAACGCATTCAAGGTCGCTATGCACTGGCCACCATGTGCATCGGCGGTGGCCAAGGCATCGCCGTGGTCTTCGAGCGCGTCTGA